Proteins found in one Massilia sp. H6 genomic segment:
- the tssA gene encoding type VI secretion system protein TssA: MLNLAALLVPISIEQPCGEDLAFAPELDAISRARQADDPSIEQGAWVTTLKEADWKFVAQRCIELLETRSKHLQLAVWLAEASAKTAGLRGLADSLRLVAGLCERYWEQVHPLPDEEGHERRIGNLAWVAARVAPLARDIPVADGVTVLAWEAARARGPEALAELEAARARATPAARQALLRDAQDCSAALDELESVLDGRLGTDGPSFGAARVALRDLADLVAPAVAALTPLQARPPASASAVAMAPAQSTLLLDGPLQSREQALAQLRGVAEFFRRTEPHSPVAYLAEKAARWGEQPLHAWLRSVIKDDASLARLEDLLGIEDS, from the coding sequence ATGCTGAACCTCGCTGCACTGCTGGTCCCGATCAGCATCGAACAGCCCTGCGGCGAGGACCTCGCGTTCGCGCCCGAGCTCGACGCCATCAGCCGCGCGCGCCAGGCCGACGATCCATCGATCGAGCAGGGCGCCTGGGTCACGACGCTCAAGGAAGCGGACTGGAAGTTTGTCGCGCAGCGCTGCATCGAATTGCTCGAGACCCGCAGCAAGCATCTGCAGCTGGCAGTCTGGCTGGCCGAGGCCAGCGCCAAGACGGCCGGGCTGCGCGGCCTGGCCGATAGCCTGCGCCTGGTGGCCGGATTGTGCGAACGCTACTGGGAGCAGGTGCATCCGCTGCCCGACGAAGAGGGTCACGAGCGCCGCATCGGCAACCTGGCCTGGGTGGCGGCGCGGGTGGCGCCGCTGGCCAGGGACATCCCGGTGGCCGACGGCGTCACCGTGCTGGCCTGGGAAGCGGCGCGCGCGCGCGGGCCCGAAGCGCTGGCCGAGCTTGAGGCGGCGCGGGCGCGTGCCACGCCGGCCGCGCGCCAGGCTTTGCTACGCGATGCACAAGACTGCAGCGCGGCCTTGGACGAACTCGAAAGCGTGCTAGATGGCCGGCTCGGTACCGATGGCCCCAGTTTCGGTGCGGCCCGGGTGGCCTTGCGCGACCTGGCCGACCTGGTCGCGCCCGCGGTGGCGGCGCTTACGCCGCTGCAGGCGCGGCCGCCAGCTTCGGCGAGCGCGGTCGCGATGGCGCCCGCGCAGTCGACGCTCCTGCTGGACGGTCCGCTGCAAAGCCGCGAACAGGCCCTGGCGCAGCTGCGCGGCGTGGCCGAATTCTTCCGCCGCACCGAACCGCACAGCCCGGTCGCTTACCTGGCGGAGAAAGCGGCGCGCTGGGGCGAGCAGCCCTTGCATGCATGGCTGCGCTCGGTCATCAAGGATGACGCGTCGCTGGCGCGGCTGGAGGATTTACTGGGAATAGAGGACAGCTGA
- the phaP gene encoding TIGR01841 family phasin (Members of this family are phasins (small proteins associated with inclusions such as PHA granules). Note that several different families of phasins have been named PhaP despite very little sequence similarity to each other.), translating into MFTSPEQFANATKTLFDLQMQTFNALASKTVKGVEQVVALNMNVAKSSMEGSIAAGQEMAKASDPKAAIAALHARMQPGAAGASEYREQMKTIIDEMQQEFRQAADTHVAEAKSTLSALIYDVTQNVKPGSENAVEIIKTAIDNAFKGYEQVTQATRQAVQSVEEQIAKASSMVQPGTQKPAE; encoded by the coding sequence ATGTTCACCAGTCCGGAGCAGTTCGCCAACGCCACCAAGACCCTGTTCGACCTGCAGATGCAGACCTTTAACGCCCTCGCCAGCAAGACCGTGAAAGGCGTGGAGCAAGTAGTGGCGCTGAACATGAATGTAGCGAAGAGCTCGATGGAAGGCTCGATTGCCGCCGGCCAGGAGATGGCCAAGGCCAGCGACCCGAAAGCGGCGATCGCCGCCCTGCATGCCCGCATGCAGCCTGGCGCGGCCGGCGCCAGCGAGTACCGCGAGCAGATGAAGACCATCATCGACGAAATGCAGCAGGAGTTCCGCCAGGCCGCCGATACCCACGTGGCCGAAGCCAAGAGCACGCTGTCGGCACTGATCTACGACGTCACCCAGAACGTCAAGCCGGGTTCCGAGAACGCCGTCGAGATCATCAAGACCGCGATCGACAACGCCTTCAAGGGTTATGAGCAGGTGACGCAGGCTACCCGCCAGGCGGTGCAGAGCGTCGAGGAACAGATCGCCAAGGCCAGCTCGATGGTCCAGCCGGGAACCCAGAAACCGGCTGAATAG
- the rlmB gene encoding 23S rRNA (guanosine(2251)-2'-O)-methyltransferase RlmB, translating to MKNKMLFGFHAVTSRLRHEAQSVEEIFVDATRQDRRMHDLIANAKSAGVRVMPVDAARLDKITGTRRHQGVIAFASQLALARNLDELLDAVDGPPLLLILDGITDPHNLGACLRVADGVGAHAVIVPKDRAVGLNATAAKVASGAAETVPYITVTNLARTMRELKERDILLIGTTDDADKGLYEADFTGPAALVMGSEGEGMRRLTRETCDVLVGIPMFGSVESLNVSVASGVCLYEARRQRIAREGAVG from the coding sequence ATGAAAAATAAAATGTTATTCGGGTTCCACGCGGTGACTTCGCGCCTGCGCCACGAGGCGCAGTCGGTGGAAGAGATCTTCGTCGACGCCACGCGCCAGGACCGCCGCATGCACGACCTGATCGCCAACGCCAAGTCGGCCGGCGTGCGCGTGATGCCGGTCGATGCCGCGCGCCTCGACAAGATCACCGGTACCCGCCGCCACCAGGGCGTGATCGCCTTCGCCAGCCAGCTGGCGCTGGCGCGCAACCTCGACGAGCTGCTCGACGCAGTCGACGGCCCGCCGCTGCTGCTGATCCTCGACGGCATCACCGATCCGCACAACCTGGGCGCCTGCCTGCGCGTGGCCGACGGTGTCGGCGCGCATGCGGTCATCGTCCCGAAAGACCGCGCGGTGGGCCTGAACGCCACCGCCGCCAAGGTCGCCAGCGGCGCCGCCGAGACCGTGCCCTACATTACGGTCACCAATCTCGCGCGCACCATGCGCGAGCTGAAGGAACGCGACATCCTCCTGATCGGTACCACCGACGACGCCGACAAGGGCCTGTACGAAGCCGATTTCACCGGCCCGGCCGCACTGGTGATGGGTTCCGAGGGCGAAGGCATGCGCCGCCTCACGCGCGAGACCTGCGACGTGCTGGTCGGAATTCCCATGTTCGGCTCGGTTGAGAGCCTGAACGTGTCGGTGGCATCGGGCGTGTGCCTGTATGAGGCACGCCGTCAGCGCATCGCGCGCGAAGGCGCGGTGGGCTAG
- the cysE gene encoding serine O-acetyltransferase, with protein sequence MFSHLREDIRNILQRDPAARNGWEVLTCYPGLHAVIMHTWAHACWKRDLKWIGRFISYLARVVTGIEIHPGAVIGRRVFIDHGFGVVIGETAVVGDECTIYQGVTLGGTTLVAGTKRHPTLERGVIVGAGAQVLGAFTVGEYAKIGSNAVVVKPVPGGATAVGNPAHIIRKEEQSRSAQLFAAYGVTPSGDDPLSKALRGLIDHVARQDEQIERLTNTMREAGLCCPKVEEGAKLDSEQLNRLVD encoded by the coding sequence ATGTTTTCTCATCTACGCGAAGATATTCGCAACATCCTCCAGCGCGACCCTGCCGCCCGTAACGGCTGGGAAGTCCTGACCTGCTATCCTGGCCTGCATGCCGTGATCATGCATACCTGGGCGCATGCCTGCTGGAAGCGCGACCTGAAATGGATCGGCCGCTTCATTTCCTACCTCGCGCGCGTCGTCACCGGCATCGAGATCCATCCCGGCGCCGTCATCGGCCGCCGGGTATTCATCGACCATGGTTTCGGGGTGGTGATCGGCGAGACCGCCGTCGTCGGCGACGAATGCACGATCTACCAGGGCGTGACCCTGGGCGGCACCACGCTGGTGGCCGGCACCAAGCGCCATCCGACGCTCGAGCGCGGCGTGATCGTCGGCGCCGGCGCCCAGGTGCTGGGCGCCTTTACGGTCGGCGAATACGCCAAGATCGGCTCCAACGCCGTCGTCGTCAAACCGGTGCCGGGCGGCGCGACCGCGGTCGGCAACCCGGCCCATATCATCCGCAAAGAAGAGCAGTCGCGCAGCGCCCAGCTGTTTGCCGCCTACGGCGTCACGCCCAGCGGCGACGATCCGCTGTCGAAGGCGCTGCGCGGCTTGATCGACCATGTCGCGCGCCAGGACGAACAGATCGAGCGCCTCACCAACACCATGCGCGAGGCCGGCCTGTGCTGTCCGAAGGTCGAGGAGGGTGCTAAACTCGACTCGGAACAACTGAACCGACTGGTCGACTAA
- a CDS encoding YceH family protein — translation MTNELTAAPAAGGNAAAVLDPQEIRVLAVLAEKEALTPDNYPMSLNAIVNGCNQLTSRDPIMQMTDDSVQDTLQRLIERKLVSAISQAGARVVKYEHRMRIKWTLEQDKVAVLSILMLRGLQTAGEIRTRSGRLHDFKSVPDVETALQFLIDKYPPLVARLERAPGTKESRYGHLLGGELPANAYEPAAAGTAGSGGGRVGQLEHEVAVLRGELEDLKAQFEAFRQQFQ, via the coding sequence ATGACGAATGAATTGACCGCAGCGCCGGCAGCGGGCGGCAATGCCGCTGCCGTGCTCGATCCCCAGGAAATCCGTGTGCTCGCGGTGCTGGCCGAGAAAGAAGCGCTGACACCCGATAATTATCCGATGTCGCTCAACGCGATCGTCAACGGCTGCAATCAGCTGACCAGCCGCGATCCGATCATGCAGATGACCGACGACAGCGTGCAGGACACGCTGCAGCGCCTGATCGAACGCAAGCTGGTCAGCGCGATTTCTCAGGCTGGCGCGCGGGTCGTGAAATACGAGCACCGCATGCGCATCAAATGGACGCTCGAGCAAGACAAGGTGGCGGTGCTCAGCATCCTGATGCTGCGCGGCTTGCAGACCGCCGGCGAAATCCGCACCCGTAGCGGGCGCCTGCACGACTTCAAGAGCGTGCCGGATGTCGAGACCGCGCTGCAATTTTTGATCGATAAATACCCGCCGCTGGTGGCGCGGCTGGAGCGCGCGCCGGGCACCAAGGAATCGCGCTACGGCCACCTGCTGGGCGGCGAGCTCCCGGCCAATGCCTACGAACCCGCGGCCGCCGGCACTGCAGGTAGCGGCGGCGGCCGCGTCGGCCAGCTCGAACACGAAGTCGCCGTACTGCGCGGCGAACTCGAAGACCTCAAGGCGCAGTTCGAGGCGTTTCGCCAGCAGTTCCAGTAG
- a CDS encoding ABC-2 transporter permease, with amino-acid sequence MKTMKWLLRREFWEHKGAFFWAPVAVGCALVLFIGGGFMYTMTFGGMDNIQIDGHNVVSIQGFPPELRYKIAHILASSYMGIAAPLFVVLPVVVFFYCLSALHDDRRDRSILFWKSLPLSDRDTVASKVITALCVVPLITIAIAVAVALLLLVLGMFSAAGKGLNLFAPVLTQPNLYLSPLYLLAFLPLYILWALPTVGWLLMVSSWARSKVFLWAVGIPLVTVVLLKWFNFLLGQVSATLIDLDWFVEQVVVRGLGGLLPGIWLGAADMSAFVNNDEGLDPALLLAQSYLTLATPGVWLGVAAGVAMLFAAVRLRRFRDEG; translated from the coding sequence ATGAAAACGATGAAATGGCTGCTCCGGCGCGAGTTCTGGGAGCACAAGGGCGCATTCTTCTGGGCGCCGGTCGCGGTGGGCTGCGCGCTGGTGCTGTTCATCGGCGGCGGCTTCATGTACACGATGACCTTCGGCGGCATGGACAACATCCAGATCGACGGCCACAACGTGGTGTCGATCCAGGGCTTCCCGCCTGAGCTGCGCTACAAGATCGCGCACATCCTGGCATCGAGCTACATGGGCATTGCGGCGCCGCTGTTCGTCGTGCTGCCGGTGGTGGTGTTCTTCTACTGCCTGTCGGCGCTGCATGACGACCGGCGCGACCGCAGCATCCTGTTCTGGAAATCGCTGCCGCTGTCGGACCGTGACACCGTGGCCTCGAAAGTCATCACCGCCCTGTGCGTGGTGCCCTTGATCACGATCGCCATCGCGGTGGCGGTCGCGCTGCTGCTGCTGGTGCTGGGCATGTTCAGCGCGGCGGGCAAGGGCCTGAACCTGTTCGCACCGGTGCTGACCCAACCGAACCTCTACCTCAGCCCCCTGTACCTGCTGGCCTTTTTGCCGCTCTACATCCTGTGGGCGCTGCCGACCGTGGGCTGGCTGCTGATGGTGTCGAGCTGGGCGCGCTCGAAGGTCTTCCTGTGGGCGGTTGGCATTCCACTGGTGACGGTCGTGCTGCTCAAGTGGTTCAATTTCCTGCTCGGCCAGGTGTCGGCCACGCTCATCGACCTCGACTGGTTCGTCGAGCAGGTGGTGGTGCGCGGCCTGGGCGGCCTGCTGCCGGGGATCTGGCTGGGCGCGGCCGACATGTCGGCGTTCGTGAACAACGACGAGGGCCTCGATCCGGCGCTGCTGCTGGCCCAGTCCTACCTGACCCTGGCGACGCCGGGTGTGTGGCTGGGCGTGGCGGCCGGGGTGGCGATGCTGTTCGCTGCGGTGCGCCTGCGCCGCTTCCGCGACGAGGGTTGA
- a CDS encoding ABC transporter ATP-binding protein, which produces MSAVIEARGLTKRYGKRTAIDGIDFDIAAGRIVGLIGPNGSGKTTTLKAALGLIAFDGQLSVLGYDPRTQRDDLMKDVCFIADVAILPRWLRVRDAIDFVAGVHPRFDRSKAERYIANTKLAPNMKVKEMSKGMIVQLHLALVMAIDAKLLVLDEPTLGLDIIYRKQFYQNLLEDYFDELKTIIITTHQVEEVEHILTDLMFIRDGKIVLAASMEEIGERYTEVMVSADKLTAANALQPIDQRTVFGKSVMLFDSSRPGGVARSQLAQLGETRNPSVADLFVATMKGSYA; this is translated from the coding sequence ATGAGCGCCGTGATCGAAGCACGCGGCCTGACCAAGCGCTACGGCAAGCGTACCGCCATCGACGGCATCGATTTCGACATTGCCGCCGGGCGCATCGTCGGGCTGATCGGCCCCAACGGCTCGGGTAAGACCACCACGCTCAAGGCCGCCCTCGGCCTGATTGCCTTCGACGGCCAGCTGTCGGTACTGGGCTACGACCCGCGCACCCAGCGCGACGACCTGATGAAGGACGTCTGCTTCATTGCCGACGTGGCGATCCTGCCGCGCTGGCTGCGGGTACGCGACGCGATCGACTTCGTGGCAGGGGTGCACCCGCGCTTCGACCGCAGCAAGGCCGAGCGCTACATTGCCAATACCAAGCTCGCCCCGAATATGAAGGTCAAGGAGATGTCGAAGGGCATGATCGTCCAGCTGCACCTGGCACTGGTGATGGCGATCGATGCCAAGCTGCTGGTACTGGATGAACCGACGCTGGGCCTGGACATCATCTACCGCAAGCAGTTCTACCAGAACCTGCTGGAAGACTATTTTGACGAACTGAAAACCATCATCATCACCACCCACCAGGTGGAAGAGGTCGAGCATATCCTGACCGACCTGATGTTCATCCGCGACGGCAAGATCGTGCTGGCCGCGTCGATGGAAGAAATCGGCGAGCGCTATACCGAAGTGATGGTCTCGGCCGACAAGCTCACCGCCGCCAATGCGCTGCAGCCGATCGACCAGCGCACCGTGTTCGGCAAATCGGTGATGCTGTTCGATTCGAGCAGGCCGGGCGGTGTCGCGCGCAGCCAGCTGGCCCAGCTGGGCGAAACCCGTAACCCCAGCGTCGCCGACCTGTTCGTCGCGACCATGAAAGGAAGCTACGCATGA
- a CDS encoding GntR family transcriptional regulator, whose protein sequence is MTVGWNDNTPIYRQLKERVVGMMLDGLLKAGDALPSVRQVAAEYQLNPITVSKAYQELVDENLVEKRRGIGMYVTEGASEKLLTTERERFIREEWPAMVERIRRLGLDIEQLLRAAQPGAAPGGRA, encoded by the coding sequence ATGACAGTCGGCTGGAATGACAACACCCCCATCTACCGCCAGCTCAAGGAGCGGGTGGTGGGCATGATGCTCGACGGCTTGCTCAAGGCGGGCGACGCCCTGCCCTCGGTGCGCCAGGTCGCGGCTGAATATCAACTCAATCCGATCACCGTATCGAAGGCTTACCAGGAACTGGTCGACGAGAACTTAGTGGAAAAGCGAAGGGGAATTGGCATGTATGTCACCGAAGGAGCAAGCGAGAAACTCTTGACCACCGAACGCGAGCGCTTCATCCGCGAAGAGTGGCCCGCCATGGTCGAGCGCATTCGCCGCCTTGGCCTGGACATCGAACAGCTGCTGCGCGCCGCCCAGCCCGGCGCAGCGCCCGGAGGCAGGGCATGA
- a CDS encoding type II toxin-antitoxin system MqsA family antitoxin — protein MMHHCPSCGLAPLVHATRDMVYSYKGKHTTIPEVMADCCAGCNEVIFTVGELEHYGDLIRAFRRGVDRAGPRDIRAMRKALGLSLGRADAMFGEEEGGFARYEAGQAQAPVALVKLLELLGRHPRLLDELA, from the coding sequence ATGATGCATCACTGCCCGAGCTGCGGCCTGGCTCCACTGGTCCACGCCACCCGCGACATGGTCTACAGCTACAAGGGGAAGCACACCACCATCCCCGAAGTCATGGCCGACTGCTGTGCCGGCTGCAACGAGGTGATCTTCACGGTGGGCGAGTTGGAGCACTATGGCGACCTGATCCGCGCCTTCCGGCGCGGGGTGGATCGAGCCGGGCCGCGTGACATCCGCGCCATGCGCAAGGCGCTCGGACTCAGCCTGGGCAGGGCCGATGCGATGTTCGGTGAAGAAGAGGGTGGATTTGCCCGCTACGAGGCGGGGCAGGCGCAGGCGCCGGTGGCGCTGGTCAAGCTGCTGGAATTACTGGGACGGCACCCGCGCCTGCTCGATGAGCTGGCCTAG
- a CDS encoding UDP-2,3-diacylglucosamine diphosphatase, whose amino-acid sequence MRTVRAPARTLALFVSDLHLQAAHPRTAEAFFRFLAERAVHAERLYLLGDIFEYWAGDDDLDEPFHQSVIAALRAVSAAGVSVYWLAGNRDFLVGPGLAEAAGLELLAEPHVIELGGKRIALVHGDAQCTADLKYMAFRAQVRDRAWQQHFLGMPLAQRKSIIAGLREGSREAQAGQAYEIMDVTPSAVEALFADTGADVIVHGHTHRPAVHAVGGKLRYVLPDWERDSEPLRGGWLELDAAGQFAAHTID is encoded by the coding sequence ATGCGCACCGTGCGCGCGCCCGCGCGCACCCTGGCGCTGTTCGTCTCCGACCTGCACCTGCAGGCGGCGCATCCGCGCACGGCCGAGGCTTTCTTCCGCTTCCTGGCCGAGCGCGCGGTGCATGCCGAGAGGCTATATTTGCTCGGCGATATTTTCGAATACTGGGCCGGCGACGACGATCTGGACGAGCCTTTCCACCAGAGCGTCATCGCGGCGCTGCGCGCCGTTAGCGCCGCGGGCGTGAGTGTCTATTGGCTGGCCGGCAACCGCGATTTTTTGGTAGGTCCGGGCCTGGCCGAAGCGGCCGGCCTGGAGCTGCTGGCCGAGCCGCACGTGATCGAACTTGGCGGCAAGCGCATCGCGCTGGTGCACGGCGACGCCCAGTGCACGGCCGACCTCAAGTACATGGCCTTCCGTGCCCAGGTGCGCGACCGCGCATGGCAGCAGCATTTTCTCGGCATGCCGCTGGCACAGAGAAAGAGCATCATTGCCGGCCTGCGCGAAGGCAGCCGCGAAGCACAGGCCGGGCAAGCCTACGAGATCATGGACGTGACACCGAGCGCGGTGGAGGCGCTGTTTGCCGATACCGGGGCGGACGTGATCGTCCACGGACATACGCACCGGCCGGCCGTGCATGCGGTGGGCGGCAAGCTGCGCTATGTACTGCCGGACTGGGAGCGCGACAGCGAGCCCCTGCGCGGTGGCTGGCTGGAGCTTGATGCTGCAGGGCAGTTTGCGGCGCACACGATCGACTGA
- a CDS encoding peptidylprolyl isomerase: MTSVRMTTNMGNITIELDAEKAPKTVANFIDYVNKGHFSNTIFHRVIKDFMVQGGGFEPGMKQKDTDATVENEGKNGLKNDKYTVAMARTSAPHSASAQFFINTKDNAFLNYPGQDGWGYAVFGKVTEGQDIVDQMNAVKTSRTGMHADVPVDPIIIEKAEVI; encoded by the coding sequence ATGACCAGCGTACGCATGACTACCAACATGGGCAACATCACCATCGAACTGGACGCGGAAAAAGCGCCGAAGACGGTCGCCAATTTCATTGACTATGTCAACAAGGGCCACTTCAGCAACACCATCTTCCACCGCGTGATCAAGGACTTCATGGTCCAGGGCGGCGGTTTCGAGCCGGGCATGAAGCAGAAAGACACCGATGCCACCGTCGAGAACGAGGGCAAGAACGGCCTGAAGAACGACAAGTACACCGTCGCCATGGCCCGCACTTCGGCCCCGCACTCGGCATCGGCCCAGTTCTTCATCAACACCAAGGACAATGCCTTCCTGAACTATCCGGGCCAGGACGGCTGGGGTTATGCCGTATTCGGCAAGGTCACCGAAGGCCAGGACATCGTCGACCAGATGAATGCCGTCAAGACCAGCCGCACTGGCATGCACGCGGACGTGCCGGTCGACCCGATCATCATCGAAAAAGCCGAAGTCATCTGA
- a CDS encoding peptidylprolyl isomerase: MTRSFRTVLLRRLALGSGALLLAGAAWADAPALANVETAAAPVNGPQVSIKTSKGEIVLQLDQDRAPRTVDNFMQYVKQGFYKGTIFHRVIEGFMIQAGGMNEKFEGRKTNKPVKNESSNGLSNQPYTVAMAREDHPDSATSQFFINVADNSGIDFPNYKGSGYTVFGKVVKGQDVVDKIKMVLVDDVKGMQNVPVIPIHIQSVSVLKGDKLVK; the protein is encoded by the coding sequence ATGACCAGATCCTTCCGCACTGTCCTTCTGCGCCGCCTCGCGCTCGGCTCCGGCGCCCTGCTGCTCGCCGGTGCGGCCTGGGCCGACGCGCCTGCCCTGGCGAACGTCGAGACTGCCGCTGCACCCGTCAACGGCCCGCAAGTGTCGATCAAGACCTCGAAGGGCGAGATTGTCCTTCAGCTCGACCAGGACCGGGCGCCCAGGACCGTGGACAACTTCATGCAGTACGTCAAGCAAGGCTTCTACAAGGGCACGATCTTCCACCGCGTGATCGAAGGCTTCATGATCCAGGCCGGCGGCATGAACGAAAAATTCGAGGGTCGCAAGACCAACAAGCCAGTCAAGAACGAATCAAGCAATGGCCTGTCGAACCAGCCGTATACGGTGGCCATGGCGCGCGAAGACCATCCCGATTCGGCGACCTCGCAGTTCTTCATCAACGTGGCCGACAATTCCGGCATCGATTTTCCGAACTACAAAGGCTCGGGCTATACCGTGTTCGGCAAGGTCGTGAAAGGCCAGGACGTCGTCGACAAGATCAAGATGGTATTGGTGGACGACGTCAAGGGCATGCAGAACGTGCCGGTGATCCCGATCCACATTCAGTCGGTGAGCGTCCTCAAGGGCGACAAGCTTGTAAAATAG
- the cysS gene encoding cysteine--tRNA ligase: protein MSQLKIYNTLARDKQVFVPIEPGKVGMYVCGMTVYDYCHIGHARMMMAFDVIYRWLMVSGYQVTYVRNITDIDDKIIKRAVENGESIKQLVDRNVAYMDEDIAALNMLPPSVVPRATDYVPQMLSIIEQLEAKGLAYRGDDGDVNYAVRGFQGYGKLSGKSLDDLRAGERVDVNSGKRDPLDFVLWKAAKDAEPLDAKWHSKWGQGRPGWHIECSAMSCATLGEHFDIHGGGADLQFPHHENEIAQSEGAFGGDMVNYWIHNGFVRVDNEKMSKSLGNFFTIRDVLKQYDAEVIRFFILRAHYRSPLNYSDAHIDDARGALNRLYTALSMVELGSEIPAVNWDEAHALRFREAMDDDFNTALAVAELFDLAGEVNRTKSVDAARQLKALGGVLGLLERSPQAYLQGGSKGGDDAGVADAIARRSAAKAARDFAQADAIRAELTAAGIILEDKPDGTTTWRRA, encoded by the coding sequence ATGAGCCAACTCAAGATCTACAACACGCTCGCGCGTGACAAGCAGGTATTTGTCCCGATAGAACCCGGCAAGGTCGGCATGTATGTGTGCGGCATGACCGTCTACGACTACTGCCATATCGGGCACGCGCGGATGATGATGGCCTTCGACGTCATCTATCGCTGGCTGATGGTGTCGGGCTACCAGGTCACCTATGTCCGCAACATTACCGACATCGACGACAAGATCATCAAGCGCGCGGTCGAGAATGGCGAGAGCATCAAGCAGCTGGTCGACCGCAACGTTGCCTACATGGACGAGGACATCGCCGCACTCAACATGCTGCCGCCGAGCGTCGTGCCGCGCGCCACCGACTACGTGCCGCAGATGCTGTCGATCATCGAGCAGCTCGAAGCCAAGGGGCTGGCCTACCGGGGTGATGATGGCGACGTCAACTATGCGGTGCGCGGCTTCCAGGGTTATGGCAAGCTCTCCGGCAAGTCGCTCGACGACCTGCGCGCCGGCGAGCGCGTCGACGTCAACAGCGGCAAGCGCGATCCGCTCGACTTCGTGCTATGGAAGGCCGCCAAGGATGCCGAGCCGCTGGACGCCAAATGGCATTCCAAATGGGGTCAGGGCCGTCCGGGCTGGCATATCGAATGCTCGGCCATGTCCTGCGCCACGCTCGGCGAGCATTTCGACATCCACGGTGGCGGCGCCGACCTGCAGTTCCCGCACCACGAGAACGAAATCGCCCAGTCCGAAGGCGCCTTCGGCGGCGACATGGTCAACTACTGGATCCACAACGGCTTCGTGCGCGTGGACAACGAAAAAATGTCCAAATCGCTGGGCAATTTCTTCACCATCCGCGACGTGCTCAAGCAATACGATGCCGAAGTCATCCGCTTCTTCATCCTGCGCGCGCACTACCGCAGCCCGCTGAACTATTCCGATGCCCATATCGACGACGCCAGGGGCGCCCTCAATCGCCTGTACACGGCGCTGTCGATGGTCGAGCTCGGAAGTGAAATCCCCGCGGTCAACTGGGACGAAGCCCACGCGCTGCGCTTTCGCGAAGCCATGGACGACGACTTCAATACCGCGCTGGCAGTGGCCGAGCTGTTCGACCTGGCCGGCGAAGTCAACCGCACCAAGTCGGTCGACGCCGCGCGCCAGCTCAAGGCCTTGGGCGGTGTGCTGGGACTGCTCGAGCGTTCGCCGCAGGCTTACCTGCAAGGCGGCAGCAAGGGTGGCGACGACGCCGGCGTCGCCGACGCCATCGCGCGCCGCAGCGCGGCCAAGGCGGCCCGCGACTTTGCGCAGGCCGATGCCATTCGCGCCGAACTGACCGCCGCCGGGATCATCCTGGAAGACAAGCCGGACGGAACGACGACCTGGCGCCGCGCATAA